CTTTGAACCGACGCAATGTCTATGGCGAGGCGGAGCACAGAAACGGCCGTAAGGAGCCGGGTCTTCATTTCTAAATTGAGATTCCATAAAATATAGGATTTATACGTTTGATTCTGACACAAAGATAAAGCACCTTTTGAATAGTTCACTACGATATTTCCGTCGGAATTGTTATTCCTCCGATAAAGGTCTGTTTTGGGGGGATAAGACCCCACCCGACCTCCCCGAAGGGAGGAGATGAAGTCTGCGAGAAATAACCTCCCCATATTTCAAACCATCTGACATAAAGAAACCAACCCCAAAGGGACAAACACAAATTCCAGACTGCCCAAAAGCTGTCTGAGCGAATAGACCATATTATTTACAATTGAAAGATTTACCATTGACAATTTAGAATAAGCAGTATCACCTAAATTGTAAATTGTAACTGGCTAAATTGTAAATCACTTTCTCATTTGCAGATACGTTCAAAATCCGTTACCTTTGCCACCGAAAGGGGTGCCTTACTAACAGGCTGAGATCATACCCTATGAACCTGATGCGGGTAATGCCGCCGTAGGAATTTATTCATAGCTTCTCTTTGTCATCTGTCCGATGTACCGTATCCCCTCCCATTTTATTAAATGATAACGGTATGAACAACAACATCAAAATCTCTTATCCGGCTTCTGAAAAGATTTATGTTCCGGGAAAAATGCACGACATTCACGTGGCCATGCGCCGCGTCACGCTGCTCGACACAATCGAGATCGAAAACGGCAAACGCAAAGTAACACAAAATGCTCCCGTAGTGGTTTACGACACCAGCGGTCCTTTTTCTGACGATTTAGCGGAAATAGATTTGAAAAAAGGTCTTCCCCGTCTGCGTGAATCATGGATGGTGAAACGCGGCGATGTGGAACAATTGCCCGACATCACTTCGGAATACGGAAGAATGCGTGCAGCCGACACTTCACTCGATCACCTGCGTTTCGAACACATCAGCAAGCCTTACCGTGCTAAATCCGGCAAGGAAATCACTCAGATGTACTACGCGAAACAAGGCATCATCACACCCGAAATGGAATACGTGGCTATCCGCGAAAACCAGATGATTGAGGCATTGGGTATCGAAAGCCACATCACGCCGGAGTTTGTGCGTCAGGAGGTAGCTGCCGGACGCGCCATCATCCCTGCCAACATCAACCACCCCGAAGCCGAACCGATGATCATCGGAACCCACTTCCTGGTGAAACTCAATACCAATATCGGAAACTCCGCGATGTCATCAAGCATCGATGAAGAGGTGGAGAAAGCCGTATGGAGCTGCAAATGGGGTGGCGATACCCTGATGGACCTCTCTACCGGGGCCAATATCCATGAAACCCGCGAATGGATTATCCGCAACTGTCCGGTACCGGTGGGAACCGTACCTATCTATCAGGCATTGGAGAAGGTGGACGGCAAGGTGGAAGACCTCAACTGGGAAATCTATCGCGACACGCTCATCGAGCAGTGCGAGCAGGGTGTGGACTACTTTACCATCCATGCGGGTGTATTGCTGAAACATGCTTCTTTATTGAGCAACCGCCTCACCGGTATCGTTTCGCGCGGAGGTTCTATCCTGACCAAATGGTGCAAAGTACACAATACCGAGAATTTCCTCTACACTCACTTTGATGAAATCTGCGAAATCCTGAAAGCCTATGACGTGGCGGTTTCACTCGGTGACGGCATGCGTCCTGGTTCCATCCACGATGCGAACGATGCTTTGCAGTTTGCAGAGCTCGAAGTGTTGGGTGAACTGACCGAAAAGGCATGGAAACACAATGTGCAGGTAATTATCGAAGGTCCGGGTCACGTGCCAATGAATAAGATTCAGGAGAATATGGACTTGCAGAAGAAGACCTGCCACGGCGCTCCGTTCTACACCCTCGGCCCTTTGACTACCGATATCGCACCGGGCTACGACCACATCACATCGGCAATTGGTGCTGCTCAAATTGCATGGTTGGGCACAGCGATGATTTGTTACGTGACTCCGAAAGAACACCTTGGTTTGCCCAACAAGGAAGATGTGCGCAACGGCGTTATCGCTTATAAGATTGCCGCTCACGCTGCCGACCTTGCCAAAGGGCATCCGGGAGCTCAGGTACGTGACAATGCATTGAGCAAAGCCCGCTTCGACTTCCGCTGGAAAGACCAGTTTAACCTCTCGCTTGACCCCGAGCGTGCGATGGAGTACTACAAGGAAGGCTCTCATTCCGACGAAGGTTACTGCACCATGTGCGGTCCTAACTTCTGCGCGATGAAACTGACCCGCGAGTTGAGCGACTGCGTGCATTCGGCTGAATAAACATATTTCAACCAGCTAACTTTTCCAAAGTTCCAAACTTTGGAAAAGTTACTTTAATTCCTCCCCGATATGAAATGGAGCGAACAAGCCTGGGCGGCTATTGAGCCCATCTACCAACGCATCTTGGAATTGCCTTTCCTGCACGAGCTGAAAGAGGGAACATTACCCAAGGAGAAATTTGACTTCTACCTCCGTCAGGATGCGATATATCTATCTGAATACGGGAAGATTCTGGCCGGTATCGCTACTCGCCTCCACCAACCCGAGCACCGTGAAGCTTTTCTCAAATTCTCGACCGAGACCATCGCGGTGGAATCGGCTTTGCACGGTTCTTTCCTGAAGGATGCCCCCATTCCGGCATACCACGGTGCATCCCCGAGTTGCCTTCTGTATACCGGCTTCCTGTCGAAACAGTTGGCGCATCACCCCATCGAGACCACACTGACGGCGGTCCTCCCCTGCTTCTGGATTTACAAGAAAGTGGGCGACCATCTCCTCGCCACTCAAAACCGGGACAACAATCCCTACCAGCCGTGGATTGACACTTACGGCGGAGATGACTTTGCCCGTTCGGTGGAGAAAGCCATCGCTATTTGTGACCACGCTGCCGAAAACTCTACCCGTCACGCTGAAATGACGGAAGCGTTCGTCTATGCTTCGAAGATGGAATGGATGTTTTGGGATAGTGCGTACCGGATGGAGAACTGGCCGGTGTGATGGAATAGCATTGATATATTGCAAAAACAACTAAAAGATGAAATACTATATTATCTCTTACATCAAAGCCCCTATAGGAGAAAGTGGAGAATGCTGTAAATCAGAATACGATTTTAGTAATGCTTGTGACTTTTGTGGTACAGGAGCAGAATTAGTTAGTCACTTAAAAGTAAAAGGATTCTCAAAGATATCCAAAGACTTTTTTGAGACTCTTGATGGTGACTTTATAATCTCAAAAAGGATGTATGAGGTAATTAGAAAATCAAAACCGAGCTTTATATTACGTCCTGTAATTGATTTAAAAGGCAATATTCTCGAGTACTATCACTTATATACATCAATAGTATTACCTAGATTTGAGGTGCAATCAACAGGCTACGTAATTGATGGACAATGTGACAAATGTAAACGAAATGGATATTTTAATCACGCTATAATTTCGCAAGACAAACCTACGATAGTAAGTCCATTAAATTTTATATATAAGGAAGCAACAATTGGCTTTTATCAAAACGAATTGCTTATGAAAACCTGGGAATGTATCGGTTTCTCTAATAAAGTAGCTTTTGGTAACAATATTGTTGGTTATGCCAGACCATGGATTATAGTAAATCAGGAATTGAAAGAAATTTTCGAATCTGAGAAAATAAAAGGAATTGAATTCGAAGAAGTTATTACAATTAAATAAAGAAGGAATGAGCTAATTCTACTTTTGTCCAGTGGAATTCATTTATAGTCCGAAACAATTTAAATCGACTAAGCTTTCACCACAAGCTCTTTCCGTCTAATATCCAGAAATAGAAACAACATTTATGCAATACAAAAGAACCCTTACCATAGCCGGCAGTGACCCCAGCGGAGGCGCCGGCATACAGGCAGACATGAAAACCATGTCAGCCTGCGGATGTTTCGCCACGACAGCCATCACGGCGGTGGTGGACGAAAATACGGTGGGCGTCTATGGCGTGCACCCCATCCCCATCCCCTTTGTGCAGGGACAAATCAAATCTGTCCTTGACGACATCGGTGCCGATGCCATCAAAATCGGGATGCTACACTCCTCGGAGCTGATTCGTGCGGTGAAGGAGACCCTCGCGCCATATCAAATCCGAAACATTGTGCTCGACCCCGTGATGGTAGCGACTTCGGGCGATAAACTGTTGCAGGACGAGGCCATCGCCACGCTCCAAAACGAACTGATGCCGATGGTACGGGTCATCACACCGAATATTCCCGAAGCGGAAGTTTTACTGGGAGAGAAAATAAATTCACAGGAGGATTTAGCGAAGGTCGTTAAACGTCTTTCGTGCGACGGTCGTGTCTCCGTGCTGCTCAAAGCCGGGCATCTGACAGAAGAGGTACTAACCGACATCTTCTACAATGCCGAAACGGATGAGATTATCGAACTAACCTCGAAACGCATCAATACGCCCAACACGCACGGCACAGGCTGCACCTTCTCTTCGGCGGTTGCCTCTTTCCTGGCACATGACATGCCGCTTAACGATGCCGTCCGCAAGGCCAAGGAGTATATCAATCAGGCCATTATGGCCGGTGCGAATTATGAAATTGGTAAAGGACACGGACCGGTTCACCATTTTCATAACTTCTGGAAATAAGAAATTTCTGAATACAATAACAGCAACCTGTTCCTTCCCGGGACGGGTTATTTGTTTTTTAGGGGAAAGATAAATTGAGCCTCTGACTCGAAATTTTTCGACTTCAAGTCACTCCATTTCGACATTGACACGCTTCATTTCGACTCCAACTCGAAATATTACGACTCGGAGATATATCATTTCGACTTTGACTCGAAAACTTTCGACTTCAAGTCGCTCCAGACCGACTTTGACTCGCTAAAGAGCGACTTAATCTCGCTCCCGACCGACTCGGAGACGCTTTTGACCGACTCTGACTCGAAAAATACCGACTTCAAGTCGCTTCGGACCGACTTTGACTCGCTCCCGACCGACTCGGAGACGCTCTTGACCGATAAAATGTCGCTCCCGACCGCTAACTTGGCAGTAACGACCGTCTCTGAAGCACTCTGGAGCGCTAATTTATCGGTTGGGACCGTCAATCAGGCACTTTTTACCTCACTCCTTCACCGTCAAAGTCAGGACAAAATCTTCATTTGTAAAATAGGGAATCGAAAAAAGATGTTGTTGCGGAGTGCGCAACTCCTGGAGGGAGAGAACTCCATTTCCATGAAACTCAAAAGGACGGGAAACAAGCTGCTCGCGAAAGTCAACCCCCTCCTCCCCGAGCGCTTTGAAGACGCTCTCTTTGGCCGACCAGAGGATCAGCGTCTGCATCATTTCGTGTTCGGGAGTAAGAACCGATATTTCATCGGGGGAAAGAAAACGTTGCTGGATTTTCATTACACGTGGAGAGACATGTTCGAGATCAATGCCCACCTCTTGATCGGGGTGAATCATCGCCGCCACAAATCCATTTGTATGAGTCAGGCTGATGTGATATGAGGAATCGGATAGGAATGGTTTGCCGGAAGGGAGATATTCCACTTGGGCATATTCACCTATCAGGTATTCTAAAGTAAGGCGAGTCACAGCAAATTCCAGTTTGCGCTTGTCGCTGGGGATATTTTCAAGTGACGATTTCAGTCTTTCGGCATCCAGAGAGAGTGCAATCAGATGCTCCAGACTCTCTTCGACCTTCCAAACGGCCCATTGGGCTCCAGCGTAGCTATTTTGTAGAATAATTGCCATGGCTTGACTTTATTTCCACGAAAAAGTTTTCATCAAATCGAGAATGTCCTCCTTGATATACTTCACCACAGGCGCGAGTGAGTCGGGCTGCGGGGCACAATCGAAATAGAGCGACCCACGAAAATAGTGATGCACACTGTCTGTCAGCATAAACTGCAAGGGAGTGGCCGCTTCACCTCTGAGGTCATAAAATACCCCATAGACACGGCGTTCCGGATTTTCAAATAGCTTGGCATCAATGGCCGATGCCTTGACGGTATGGCGGTAAACAAAGTCACGGTTCTCTTCTGAAATCGCACGGAATCCTGCCGGAGTAATCGTTTTATAAGTACAAAGCACCTTCGCTTTATAACGGGGATACTCAATCACCAGCCAGCTCCGGTCTTGTCCCGTCGTGTCGTATTTCAGGTTCGACGCCTTCGAAATCCCAAAACTATAGGGCAGCTGGCGCACATCAAATGCAACGACATTGCGCTTGGGAACATCGATGCGGAAATAACCTTTGGGACGAGGGATAGGCTTGTCGCAGGAAAAAAGAATAAACGCGAGAACAATAAGAAGCGGGAAATGGGTATATTTCATTTTGGGAAAATGTTATTAGGTTTCATATCACAGAGGCACACGGAGTTTCTCACAGAGAACCACAGAGGAATAAATAACAGAAGGATAATGGTAAAGGACAGGAACAATCAATCAGTGGAGCCTTCCTCCGGCTTTTCCTCCCTGAATTTCACTTTACGAATACGACGTTTATCTACCTCCAGAATCTGGAACGAATAATTGCCGAAGGAAATCACCTCACGACGGGCCGGAAATTCCCCTTTGATTTCGAGAATCATTCCCGCCAGGGTTTCGGCTTCAGCAATGACGGAAGCAAACAACTCATCGTCGATGCCGGTAACTTTGAAAAAGTCATTGAGCAATATCTTGGCTTCGAAGATGATCGAACCGTCCTCCAGCCGGATATACTGGCGCTCATCTTCGTCGTATTCGTCGCTGATTTCGCCCACAATCTCTTCAAGCACGTCCTCCATCGTAATCAGTCCCGACACACCACCGTACTCATCCACCACTATCGCCATGTGAATCTTGGCAGTTTTGAAATCTTCCAGCAGGTCGTCAATCTTTTTCGTCTCAGGCACGAAATAGGCCGGGCGAATAAGGCTTTGCCAACGGAAATTATCGGGTTTATTCAGATAAGGCAAAAGGTCTTTACCGTACAGCACACCCTTCACCGAATCCTGCACACCCGAATATACCGGAATGCGCGAATAGCCCGTCTCAATCACACGGGCCAGCGCCTCGCGGAAATTGAGTTTAATATCAATAAAGTCTATGTCGATGCGGGGGGTCATCGCATCTGCCACCAACTTATCCCCAAACTTTATGATGCCTTCGAGAATCTCCTTATCCTCGCGGTTATCCTCCGATGTCAGTTCCAGGGCATGGGAAAGTTCGTCCATCGAGATATTCTGATTGTGACGATGCTTGTGGCGGGTCAATACATTCCCGATGGAGACCAGACGCTTCGTCAACGGCGACATTAGCCAACTCACGCCATGCACCCATCGACCGCTCCGGCGAACCATTTTCAGGGATATCTCAGAAGCGTATATTTTGGGGATCAATTCACCAAAGACCAAAAGGGAAAAGGAAATCACCAGGATTTTGAAAAGATATTCTGAAACCAGGCTTGTAAAACTTATGACAGAATCAATAAGCAGACTGCTGATAACGATAAAGGAGAGATTAACCAAACTCGTTATGAGAATAAACGTCACCAGTAATTGACTGGGATCCTTAATCAACGAAACAACCGAACGGTCAACCCGGGAGTGCCCCGCCTCAACGGTCTTGCGGTCTTGTAGCGCGAGGGAGAAAAAGGCTGTTTCAGAAGCGGAAATAAAAGCGGAAATAAAGAGCAGAACCAAAGAAACGAAGGCCAGAAGCCCCGTTGTCAAAGACAAGGGATGGATAGCGAACCAATCCAACCAAAACATATATGAATGCGACGAGTCCAAGCAATTCAGATTTAATTAAACAAAAGATGCTGTTGCTTGGCTTACGTACAAAACAACAGCATCCAAAGGTCTTTACAATAGCGTGATTAATGTGACAACCACACTTGCAAAGGTAAAGAAAATATCAGAACGGCAAATCGTCCGTTGCACCATTTGCCCCAAAATCGGTGAATGGTTCCTGCACTTGTTGCGACGGAGCAGCCTGTGCCGGTTGAGCCGCCGGAGCAGCAGCTTCCGTTGTTGTGCCATTCGTATCTCTTTTACCCAGCAACTGCATCACATCAGCCTGGATTTCGGTCACATAACGTTTCACTCCATTCTGGTCATCGTACGAGCGGGTACGGATTTTACCTTCAATATAGATTTGAGTACCTTTCTTCACGTACTTCTCGGCCACTTCAGCCAATCCGCGCCACAATACAACATTGTGCCACTCTGTCCGTTCCGGTACTTGCACCCCACTTGCAGTAGTATATCCTCTTTCCGAGGTTGCTAACGTCAGGGTAGCCACTGCAACACCACTATCCAGATATCTGACCTCCGGATCTTTCCCAACATTTCCAATCAAAATTGCTTTATTCACCGACATAATCGTAAAGTTTTAAAAGTTCACACCTCAAAAATAAATATTTATTCATAAAGAGCAAAGTATTTTTAGAGAAAATATTGCTGCTGATTAAATTGTTTTCAATAGAAGGCATATCCTAATATTCCGGCCAGAATAATTGCAGGAATGGGACCTACCCTGGCAAAACGGACTAAGCCGAAAGTACCAAGACATATCAGAAGACTTTTGTAATCAATAAAATTCTCGTTATTCATCAATAAAAGTGCGGCAGCCGCAATCAGCCCGACCACAGCCGGACGGATGCCTTTGAAGGCAGCATCCACATACCGGTTATTACGGTGCTTCATAAACAATCGTATCACGATCGCCATGATAATCAGCGAAGGCAGGCAAAGGGCAACGGTCGCCAACAGGGATCCAAAGACATTTCCGGTAACCACATAACCGATATAGGTCGCACTGTTAATGCTAATCGGCCCCGGCGTCATTTGCGAGATTGCCACAATATCGGTAAACTCCTTTGTAGTCACCCAGTGGTGGGTATGAACAGCCTCATCCTGTATCATAGACAGGATAGCGTAACCTCCGCCAAAGGCAAAAAGACCAATCTTCAGGTAGGAAATAAAAAGCTGGATATATATCATCGGTTTAGAGTCGGTCTTTTATTTCTGAAAATACTTAACATATACAATGCCTCCGATTGCAGCAAACAGGAAGACATAGGCCGGCGAGACCTTGAGCTGCCAGATAACCAGTGCAGAAAGAATGGGAATGATGACATTCCGGAAGTTAATCCCAACCGATTTGGCAGTAGTAAACACGGGGACACAAATAAGGGCAACAACCGCCGGTCTGATTCCTTTGAAGATTCGCTCCACCACCGGATTATCTTTAATACCTCTAAAAAACATCGCAATCACCAGTATAATCAGGAAAGATGGCAGAGCGCTACCCAATATGGCCATCATGGCGCCTTTCTTCTTCTGGATATGGTAGCCTACGCAGTTAGCCATATTGATGGCCAGTACTCCGGGAACCGTCTGGGCAATCGCCAAAGAATCAACAAATTCTTCTTTGGTCATCCAACCTTTTTTATGGACAATCTCCTGCTCGATGACCGAAACCATCGCCCATCCGCCGCCGATAGTA
The Parabacteroides sp. FAFU027 DNA segment above includes these coding regions:
- the thiC gene encoding phosphomethylpyrimidine synthase ThiC; protein product: MNNNIKISYPASEKIYVPGKMHDIHVAMRRVTLLDTIEIENGKRKVTQNAPVVVYDTSGPFSDDLAEIDLKKGLPRLRESWMVKRGDVEQLPDITSEYGRMRAADTSLDHLRFEHISKPYRAKSGKEITQMYYAKQGIITPEMEYVAIRENQMIEALGIESHITPEFVRQEVAAGRAIIPANINHPEAEPMIIGTHFLVKLNTNIGNSAMSSSIDEEVEKAVWSCKWGGDTLMDLSTGANIHETREWIIRNCPVPVGTVPIYQALEKVDGKVEDLNWEIYRDTLIEQCEQGVDYFTIHAGVLLKHASLLSNRLTGIVSRGGSILTKWCKVHNTENFLYTHFDEICEILKAYDVAVSLGDGMRPGSIHDANDALQFAELEVLGELTEKAWKHNVQVIIEGPGHVPMNKIQENMDLQKKTCHGAPFYTLGPLTTDIAPGYDHITSAIGAAQIAWLGTAMICYVTPKEHLGLPNKEDVRNGVIAYKIAAHAADLAKGHPGAQVRDNALSKARFDFRWKDQFNLSLDPERAMEYYKEGSHSDEGYCTMCGPNFCAMKLTRELSDCVHSAE
- a CDS encoding TenA family protein; its protein translation is MKWSEQAWAAIEPIYQRILELPFLHELKEGTLPKEKFDFYLRQDAIYLSEYGKILAGIATRLHQPEHREAFLKFSTETIAVESALHGSFLKDAPIPAYHGASPSCLLYTGFLSKQLAHHPIETTLTAVLPCFWIYKKVGDHLLATQNRDNNPYQPWIDTYGGDDFARSVEKAIAICDHAAENSTRHAEMTEAFVYASKMEWMFWDSAYRMENWPV
- the thiD gene encoding bifunctional hydroxymethylpyrimidine kinase/phosphomethylpyrimidine kinase, whose product is MQYKRTLTIAGSDPSGGAGIQADMKTMSACGCFATTAITAVVDENTVGVYGVHPIPIPFVQGQIKSVLDDIGADAIKIGMLHSSELIRAVKETLAPYQIRNIVLDPVMVATSGDKLLQDEAIATLQNELMPMVRVITPNIPEAEVLLGEKINSQEDLAKVVKRLSCDGRVSVLLKAGHLTEEVLTDIFYNAETDEIIELTSKRINTPNTHGTGCTFSSAVASFLAHDMPLNDAVRKAKEYINQAIMAGANYEIGKGHGPVHHFHNFWK
- a CDS encoding 4'-phosphopantetheinyl transferase family protein, whose amino-acid sequence is MAIILQNSYAGAQWAVWKVEESLEHLIALSLDAERLKSSLENIPSDKRKLEFAVTRLTLEYLIGEYAQVEYLPSGKPFLSDSSYHISLTHTNGFVAAMIHPDQEVGIDLEHVSPRVMKIQQRFLSPDEISVLTPEHEMMQTLILWSAKESVFKALGEEGVDFREQLVSRPFEFHGNGVLSLQELRTPQQHLFSIPYFTNEDFVLTLTVKE
- a CDS encoding gliding motility protein GldD translates to MKYTHFPLLIVLAFILFSCDKPIPRPKGYFRIDVPKRNVVAFDVRQLPYSFGISKASNLKYDTTGQDRSWLVIEYPRYKAKVLCTYKTITPAGFRAISEENRDFVYRHTVKASAIDAKLFENPERRVYGVFYDLRGEAATPLQFMLTDSVHHYFRGSLYFDCAPQPDSLAPVVKYIKEDILDLMKTFSWK
- the gldE gene encoding gliding motility-associated protein GldE, coding for MFWLDWFAIHPLSLTTGLLAFVSLVLLFISAFISASETAFFSLALQDRKTVEAGHSRVDRSVVSLIKDPSQLLVTFILITSLVNLSFIVISSLLIDSVISFTSLVSEYLFKILVISFSLLVFGELIPKIYASEISLKMVRRSGRWVHGVSWLMSPLTKRLVSIGNVLTRHKHRHNQNISMDELSHALELTSEDNREDKEILEGIIKFGDKLVADAMTPRIDIDFIDIKLNFREALARVIETGYSRIPVYSGVQDSVKGVLYGKDLLPYLNKPDNFRWQSLIRPAYFVPETKKIDDLLEDFKTAKIHMAIVVDEYGGVSGLITMEDVLEEIVGEISDEYDEDERQYIRLEDGSIIFEAKILLNDFFKVTGIDDELFASVIAEAETLAGMILEIKGEFPARREVISFGNYSFQILEVDKRRIRKVKFREEKPEEGSTD
- a CDS encoding single-stranded DNA-binding protein, which codes for MSVNKAILIGNVGKDPEVRYLDSGVAVATLTLATSERGYTTASGVQVPERTEWHNVVLWRGLAEVAEKYVKKGTQIYIEGKIRTRSYDDQNGVKRYVTEIQADVMQLLGKRDTNGTTTEAAAPAAQPAQAAPSQQVQEPFTDFGANGATDDLPF
- a CDS encoding chromate transporter; the encoded protein is MIYIQLFISYLKIGLFAFGGGYAILSMIQDEAVHTHHWVTTKEFTDIVAISQMTPGPISINSATYIGYVVTGNVFGSLLATVALCLPSLIIMAIVIRLFMKHRNNRYVDAAFKGIRPAVVGLIAAAALLLMNNENFIDYKSLLICLGTFGLVRFARVGPIPAIILAGILGYAFY
- a CDS encoding chromate transporter codes for the protein MKIYWEIFYSFLKIGLFTIGGGWAMVSVIEQEIVHKKGWMTKEEFVDSLAIAQTVPGVLAINMANCVGYHIQKKKGAMMAILGSALPSFLIILVIAMFFRGIKDNPVVERIFKGIRPAVVALICVPVFTTAKSVGINFRNVIIPILSALVIWQLKVSPAYVFLFAAIGGIVYVKYFQK